One genomic region from Quercus robur chromosome 4, dhQueRobu3.1, whole genome shotgun sequence encodes:
- the LOC126723288 gene encoding uncharacterized protein LOC126723288 has product MERVPDHCPRVQIWNPPLELDRTPLLLDSSIKDFQKGKTSYVANALEQPQLLPQDMADLRTLKKHEVFLTLKRDLAMVIQTMHIPKEWVDNTHKQMKEKEVRCVATVEAFTVAEQRIKDLNVKLTKANMDKKSAKAALVGAERQAEDQRQHLRRVRD; this is encoded by the exons ATGGAAAGGGTGCCTGATCACTGCCCTAGGGTCCAAATCTGGAACCCTCCCTTAGAATTGGATAGAACTCCTCTTCTCCTAGACTCTTCCATTAAAGACTTCCAGAAAGGGAAGACAAGCTATGTGGCTAATGCCTTGGAGCAGCCACAACTATTGCCTCAAGATATGGCTGACTTGAGGACATTAAAGAAACATGAAGTATTTCTAACCCTAAAAAGGGATTTGGctatg GTGATCCAAACAATGCATATCCCAAAGGAGTGGGTAGATAATACCCATAAAcaaatgaaggagaaggaagtaCGGTGCGTAGCTACCGTTGAGGCATTCACTGTGGCTGAGCAGAGGATTAAGGACCTTAATGTCAAACTGACTAAGGCAAATATGGACAAGAAGAGTGCGAAAGCAGCTCTAGTTGGGGCTGAGAGGCAAGCAGAGGATCAACGCCAACACTTGCGCAGGGTTAGGGATTAG